tgttataaataattttcttttaaagaTATCTAAATAAACAAGTAACTGTTTAATATAACGTATCTATTCGCGATGGGCATTAGCACCTGAAGCTCTTGCAGAAGCCATTTTCGAAGTAGCATTATTTATAGCGGAGTTAACATTGTTGTCTGTTGGAGCCATTGGAGCCTTGATATACTTAGCAGTTAATGGGTCAATAAACTTCttataaacaaaaagagCGCCCCCAGTCTTTGGTAAAGCAATGtaaattaagaaaattgTTTTAGCAAACCAGTAAAATggaattaaatataaaatagcCTTAGACCAGAATTCAATAACGTTTAAGAAAGCGAAAACAATCCAATATGTTAAAAGTTGAGTGTCATCATCTGTGGAAGCAGTCTTCAAAGCAATCAATGAAAAGTAAGTTGGAATGACAAACCCAGCAAAGTTAGATAAAATTTCACCAACACCACCGACGTTAATGaagattaataataaataaccTAAAGTGGAACCAAAGGCCATGTAAGATTTCGGTAAGTTAGTCTTCTGCTCAAGAGCTTTCCAAAAAGAGTTTTGAGCATAGTCCTGTATCAATAAGCCCCTTTCGAACATTACCAAAGGTAGAAGGGAGGTGCAATGTTAGTATGCAAATTAAAGTATAATCTATTTCTATGAGCATCTGAATACGTACTTGGTCAAATTGTTTCATTTGAGATTGGAAACTGGAAGCAAAGTCAGCCATTGTAATCAATTGTTTTCGATATAGCTGTGTGGTTGCCCTCTTGAGTGTAATGACTATATAATACTCATTTTAACAGATAATTGTTCTTTTATGATTGCAAATAAAGGTAGTGAAACTTTTCGCATTTTGATTTCTCACCTCGGGAGTCGTTTTGAGGTCACTTTTAAGGATTAGTGTAAACGAATTTCGATGTTGTTCGTACAGAATTGAATGATATTCGCATTGGCTTGCCTTAAATATACTCTCCTGAGTATGGGTATGTTGTAAAATGATACAAAAGCTCAATACGAGGCTTTTATCAGCTCACTATCTTCTGATAGTATGCCAAATGCATTTTCCtcttttttataaattataaagcGGTTTTAGCTCAGTTGGGAGAGCGCCAGACTGAAGAATACTTCGGTCAAGTTATCTGGAGGTCCTGTGTTCGATCCACAGAAATCgcatattttttttttaattatacATGCAACAGCCTGTTTCCTATATACGAAACCTCGTTTGAACTTCTGGgtctttaattttagttATCTAAGATAAATGCTCCAGTGAGTATTTTGGCTGCAAATCTTTGTAAGCATATTGtcatgaaattaaaatctgGTTCATGTGGGGGTGTTTTCAGTTAGTTACCAACCAGTGGACTCTGTCGTATCAGCTACAAAGGCCCAAATATTAACTTCAACTTGGTCACTCGGCAAAACTCCTGTGCATGTAAATGCAGCCACGACTAGATTCACACAGTCATTGATGCCATTTGCTGACACCTCGCATTTGCTGACACCTGGCAGTTGCACTTCCAATGCACAATTTACCGTCACGTGACTCCCGGCCAATTGCGATCGCTCGCTCTTTCTGCGCGAAATGCCTCGGGCCCCGAGCAACACCCTCACAAGAAATCTCGAGATTTGATTCAGGAAGGACAACTTCCAAGAACTTTGACCTCAAACCTTTTGTAAACTAGCTCCTTTGTTGAATGGGATGTTGTGTTCGAGCGAGAAGCCTTTCTCTTCAGAAACTGATTGTCAGTTAGTTAAAAGAAACTCCTaggtttttgttttttttgaCTGGTAGTGTTTTGGAAAACGTTTGTCTTTTGCAGTGGGATCGAAGCTGTATTgctataaaaatataattagaCAATGTTATCAAGAGTTACTTATGCTCGTAATGCTGCCTCTAGATTGGCATATTCTGCCTCTAGAGCAGTAACTGCCCGTTCTGTTGTGAGCGGTGTGAGAAGCTATGCTACTGCAAAGGCACAACCAACTGAGGTTTCTTCTATTTTGGAAGAAAGAATCAGAGGTGTCTCTGAAGAAGCCAATTTGAATGAAACCGGTAGAGTTTTGGCTGTGGGTGATGGTATTGCTCGTGTCTTTGGTTTGAACAACATTCAAGCCGAAGAATTAGTCGAATTCTCGTCAGGTGTCAAAGGTATGGCTTTGAATTTAGAACCTGGTCAAGTCGGTATCGTTTTATTCGGTTCTGATAAATTGGTTAAAGAAGGTGAAATCGTTAAGAGAACCGGTAAGATTGTCGATGTCCCAGTCGGTCCAGCTTTACTAGGTAGAGTTGTCGACGCTTTGGGTAATCCAATTGATGGTAAAGGTCCAATCAAGGCTGCCGGTTACTCGAGAGCTCAAGTTAAGGCTCCAGGTATCTTACCAAGAAGATCTGTTCACGAACCTGTCCAAACTGGTTTGAAAGCTGTCGATGCTTTAGTTCCAATTGGTAGAGGTCAAAGAGAATTGATTATCGGTGACAGACAAACCGGTAAGACCGCAGTTGCTTTGGATACGATTTTAAACCAGAAGAGATGGAATGATGGTAAAGACGAATCAAAGAAATTA
The Tetrapisispora phaffii CBS 4417 chromosome 11, complete genome DNA segment above includes these coding regions:
- the YOP1 gene encoding Yop1p (similar to Saccharomyces cerevisiae YOP1 (YPR028W); ancestral locus Anc_7.434), which gives rise to MADFASSFQSQMKQFDQDYAQNSFWKALEQKTNLPKSYMAFGSTLGYLLLIFINVGGVGEILSNFAGFVIPTYFSLIALKTASTDDDTQLLTYWIVFAFLNVIEFWSKAILYLIPFYWFAKTIFLIYIALPKTGGALFVYKKFIDPLTAKYIKAPMAPTDNNVNSAINNATSKMASARASGANAHRE